AGGGAAAGAGCCACCTGGCAAGCTTCAAGCATTTTAGGATTAAGGCGGTAAGCACGGCGGGCAGCCTGTTTCAAAGTCTTAGCCATTTCTCCAGGTTCGATCAGCCTGTTATTACCGTGGGACTGGATAAAATCCACAAGGTCTTCCAAAGGCATTTCCACCAGCTCATCAGGAGTAAACTCCTGTAAGACCGCTAAAGACGACTTACCGAAAGTCTGGCTAAAAGGCTTGTCCTGGTGGTAGTTAGAGAACTTGAGGAAAAGGAGATTAAGGGCTCGATTTTGCTCAGCAGTCAGCAACTCTACCAGATGCAACCGCAAACGGGTCAGCTGGCGTAAAGGTTCAGTGACCATAGTCTTCCGGCGATAAGGAACAAGGTGGCCGAAGCGTACCCGTTCAGCGATAACATAGGCGTCTAGGGCATCTGTTTTTGGGCGCCGGGCACCGAAGGCCTTTTTAAAGCCAGCTACCATAACGGGATTAATTTCATAAACCTCAGTAGGGTACGCCTTAAGCTGCGAAGCGTCCAGCAAGAATTCGCGAAGATGGATGCCATAAACCGAAGTAGCTTCCAACCCAATATGAAGTTGCTGGATATTAAACTTACGGGCAAGATGGTCCAGCATCTCGACTAAACCAGAAGCACCTTCGCGGTTATTGGGAAAGGATTTAGCTGGCGCGAGCTGGTGCCCCTGCTCATCGAGGCATACCAGGTCACATTTAAGAGCGCTGATATCAATGCCTGCAAAGATGACCTGAGCCAAAGGTTTTCCCTCCTTGGGCTGGCCCAGAGTAGGGGCGTGCCCTACGGGTGCGGCGCATAACAACCTCGCGGGCGATGAGAGCGTG
The Calderihabitans maritimus genome window above contains:
- a CDS encoding IS110 family transposase yields the protein MAQVIFAGIDISALKCDLVCLDEQGHQLAPAKSFPNNREGASGLVEMLDHLARKFNIQQLHIGLEATSVYGIHLREFLLDASQLKAYPTEVYEINPVMVAGFKKAFGARRPKTDALDAYVIAERVRFGHLVPYRRKTMVTEPLRQLTRLRLHLVELLTAEQNRALNLLFLKFSNYHQDKPFSQTFGKSSLAVLQEFTPDELVEMPLEDLVDFIQSHGNNRLIEPGEMAKTLKQAARRAYRLNPKMLEACQVALSLTLQNIDHLKRQLKQLDKVICRELEAIPQTLTSVKGLGPVSAAGIIAEIGDIKRFKNQAALAQYAGLTWTRYQSGDFDAEERRLTKSGNRYLRYYLVQAANSLRVHNEEYKAYYQKKYHEVTKHQHKRALVLTARKLVRLVFALLSKGQIYKGTVIN